A genome region from Cucurbita pepo subsp. pepo cultivar mu-cu-16 chromosome LG02, ASM280686v2, whole genome shotgun sequence includes the following:
- the LOC111788197 gene encoding 3-hydroxyisobutyryl-CoA hydrolase-like protein 2, mitochondrial encodes MQRLKALEAVRSSFRRSCSFSNLRRGFSALPNYAQTEDLSDQVIVKGRPKSRAAILNRPSALNALTTSMVARLNRLYESWEENSDIGFVLMKGSGRAFCSGADVVALYNLSNEGNIEDCRKFFETLYKFVYLQGTYLKPHVAVLDGIMMGGGAGISLPGMFKVVTDRTVFSHPEVRMGFHPDAGASFYLSRLPGYLGEYLALTGDKLNGVEMIVCGLATHYSLNARLSGIEERLGKMITDDPSIIESSLAAYGDLVYPDRRSVLSKLDAIDRCFGLDTVEEILEALEKEAANSYDEWYTSTLKLLKEASPLSLKVTLRSIREGRFQSLDQCLAREYSISLNGILKQASPDFYEGVRARLVDKDFAPKWNPPSLDEVSKDMVDCYFSQPGELPELELPTALREPFI; translated from the exons ATGCAGAGATTGAAGGCACTGGAAGCAGTGAGATCTTCATTTCGGCGTTCTTGTTCGTTTTCTAACCTGAGGAGGGGCTTTTCTGCTCTTCCAAACTATGCTCAAACTGAGGATCTTTCGGACCAG GTTATAGTGAAAGGAAGGCCGAAATCAAGAGCAGCTATCCTCAATAGACCATCAGCTCTTAATGCTCTCACTACTTCCAtg GTAGCTCGGCTAAACAGGCTTTATGAGTCGTGGGAGGAAAATTCTGATATCGGATTTGTCTTGATGAAG ggTAGTGGCAGGGCTTTTTGTTCCGGTGCAGATGTTGTTGCGctttataatttatcaaatGAAG GGAATATTGAAGACTGCAGGAAGTTCTTTGAGACATTATACAAATTTGTGTATCTTCAAGGAACTTACTTGAAGCCACAT gTGGCAGTGTTGGATGGTATCATGATGGGAGGTGGGGCTGGGATTTCCCTTCCAGGAATGTTCAAAGTGGTGACTGATAGAACT GTATTTTCTCATCCTGAGGTTCGAATGGGTTTCCACCCTGATGCTGGAGCTTCCTTCTATCTTTCTCGTCTTCCTGGCTACTTAG GGGAGTACTTAGCTCTAACTGGTGATAAACTCAATGGTGTGGAAATGATTGTCTGTGGCCTTGCTACACACTATTCGCTAAATGCA AGGCTCAGTGGGATTGAAGAACGCCTTGGTAAAATGATAACAGATGACCCTTCTATCATAGAATCATCTCTTGCTGCATACGGTGATCTTGTCTATCCTGATAGGAGGAGTGTTCTTTCCAA GCTCGATGCAATCGATAGGTGTTTCGGCCTCGACACTGTTGAGGAAATTTTGGAAGCGTTG GAAAAAGAGGCTGCAAATTCTTATGATGAATGGTATACTTCAACCTTGAAGTTGCTTAAAGAAGCCTCGCCATTGAGCCTGAAAGTTACTTTAAGATCT ATCCGTGAAGGTAGGTTTCAGAGTCTCGATCAGTGTCTTGCTCGTGAATACAGTATATCTCTTAATGGAATCTTAAAACAGGCATCTCCTGACTTCTATGAG GGTGTTCGAGCGCGGCTGGTGGATAAAGACTTCGCTCCTAAG TGGAATCCTCCGAGTCTAGACGAAGTGAGTAAAGACATGGTAGACTGCTATTTTTCACAGCCAGGCGAACTACCAGAATTAGAGCTTCCCACAGCATTGCGGGAACCATTCATTTGA
- the LOC111788128 gene encoding transmembrane 9 superfamily member 8, which produces MATRRSPSIRNFFIAAVLLLLIHGVSCFYLPGVAPEDFEKGDELKVKVNKLTSTKTQLPYSYYSLPFSRPEKILDSTENLGEVLRGDRIENSPYVFKMREPQMCSIVGRIKLDAKEAKDFKEKINDEYRVNMILDNLPLVFPIQRQDQESPVVYQMGYHVGLKGQYTASKDEKYFIHNHLAFTVRYHKDMQTDAARIVGFEVKPFSVKHEYEGNWNDKNTRLTTCDPHAKHMVVNSNSPQEVDEGKEIIFTYDIEFQESEVKWASRWDAYLLMSDDQIHWFSIVNSLMIVLFLSGMIAMIMLRTLYRDISKYNELETLEEAQEETGWKLVHGDVFRPPKNSDLLCVYVGTGVQFLGMVVVTMMFAILGFLSPSNRGGLMTAMLLLWVFMGLFAGFASSRLYKMFKGTEWKRIALNTAVMFPATIFALFFVLNALIWGQKSSGAVPFGTMFALVFLWFGISVPLVFVGSYVGFKKPAIEDPVKTNKIPRQIPEQAWYMHPAFSVLIGGILPFGAVFIELFFILTSIWLNQFYYIFGFLFLVFIILLITCAEITIVLCYFQLCSEDYLWWWRSYLTSGSSALYLFLYSTFYFFTKLEITKLVSGLLYFGYMLIVSYAFFVLTGTIGFYACFWFTRLIYSSVKID; this is translated from the exons ATGGCGACTCGGAGATCTCCATCGATTCGGAACTTCTTCATTGCTGCTGTTCTCTTGCTTCTTATTCATGGAGTCAGCTGTTTCTACCTTCCTGGTGTTGCACCCGAGGATTTCGAGAAG GGAGATGAATTAAAAGTGAAAGTAAACAAATTGACGTCAACAAAGACTCAGCTTCCTTACTCGTATTATTCACTCCCGTTTTCTCGTCCAGAAAAGATATTGGACAGCACAGAGAATCTGGGTGAAGTTCTTCGAGGGGACAGAATTGAAAATTCCCCCTATGTG TTCAAAATGCGGGAACCTCAGATGTGTAGTATTGTTGGCCGGATTAAACTTGATGCTAAAGAAGCAAAGGATTTCAAAGAGAAGATCAATGATGAGTATCGCGTCAACAT GATTCTGGATAACCTTCCCTTGGTTTTCCCCATTCAAAGGCAGGACCAGGAGTCTCCTGTTGTTTACCAGATGGGTTACCATGTCGGGCTTAAAGGCCAATATACTGCG AGCAAAGATGAGAAGTATTTTATCCACAATCATTTAGCATTTACAGTCAGGTATCATAAAGATATGCAAACTGATGCTGCAAGAATCGTAGGATTTGAGGTCAAACCATTCAG CGTCAAGCATGAATACGAAGGGAACTGGAATGATAAGAACACTCGTCTTACAACCTGCGACCCGCATGCCAAACACATGGTTGTTAATTCCAACTCTCCGCAGGAAGTTGATGAGGGAAAggaaatcatatttacctaCGATATTGAGTTTCAG GAGAGTGAAGTGAAGTGGGCTTCTAGATGGGATGCGTATCTTTTGATGAGCGATGACCAAATACATTGGTTCTCAATCGTGAATTCATTGATGATTGTTCTTTTCCTCTCCGGCATGATTGCAATGATCATGCTCCGTACACTATACCGTGATATCTCCAAGTACAACGAACTTGAAACCCTGGAAGAAGCCCAGGAAGAGACAGGGTGGAAGCTTGTCCATGGGGATGTCTTTAGGCCTCCTAAGAATTCAGATCTATTATGTGTGTACGTTGGAACGGGAGTTCAGTTCTTGGGAATGGTCGTCGTGACAATGATGTTCGCCATCCTTGGATTCCTCTCCCCTTCAAACAGAGGTGGACTCATGACAGCCATGCTCTTGCTCTGGGTCTTCATGGGTCTTTTTGCTGGTTTTGCTTCGTCCCGACTGTACAAAATGTTCAAAGGAACAGAGTGGAAGAGGATTGCTCTAAACACCGCAGTCATGTTCCCTGCCACCATATTCGCCCTGTTCTTCGTTTTGAATGCCTTGATTTGGGGACAGAAATCATCCGGAGCCGTGCCCTTTGGAACAATGTTTGCTCTCGTCTTCTTATGGTTTGGAATCTCAGTCCCCCTTGTCTTTGTGGGTAGCTACGTTGGGTTCAAGAAACCAGCAATTGAAGATCCAGTGAAGACAAACAAAATCCCCAGGCAGATCCCAGAGCAAGCGTGGTACATGCACCCAGCCTTCTCAGTTCTGATCGGAGGAATCCTCCCCTTTGGCGCCGTTTTCATTGAACTCTTCTTCATCCTTACCTCAATTTGGCTGAACCAGTTCTACTACATTTTTGGTTTCCTCTTCTTGGTCTTCATTATCCTCCTCATCACTTGCGCCGAAATCACCATCGTGCTCTGCTACTTCCAACTCTGCAGCGAAGATTACCTGTGGTGGTGGAGATCTTACCTAACCTCTGGCTCATCCGCCCTCTACCTCTTCCTGTATTCGACCTTCTACTTCTTCACCAAGCTTGAAATCACCAAGCTGGTCTCTGGGCTATTGTACTTTGGATATATGCTGATTGTCTCGTATGCATTCTTTGTGCTCACCGGTACCATTGGCTTCTACGCATGCTTTT
- the LOC111788129 gene encoding transmembrane 9 superfamily member 8-like: MASRSSLSVRKLTIPLSFLLLVHSVHCFNLFGIRPVDFKKGDELKVKVKGLTSTKTQLPISYYSLPFCRPNKIQGDAENLGEILLGDRKDNSPYEAKMMEFQLCNIVCRITLDEKGAKALKEKIEDDYMVHMTLDSLPLVRPIRIFEHESPFTYQLGFHMGLKGYYPEEKAEKYFIYNHLAFTIKYHVDTQSNSTRIVGFEVQPFSVKHEYKGTWKERNTRLSTCEPKWKAMVLNSDGPQEVEEGREIIYTYNVEYQESDVDWPSRWDAYLATRDDQTHWFSILNGLESILVISGILAVIVWRIYRDIFNYNDLETQDRVQKETGWKLIHGDVFRPPCNSDLLCVHVGTGVQILGMILGTMFLAILGLLSPCNRGDLITTMLVLWIFTSLCAGYVSARLYKMFNGTDWMKIAIKTAFTFPTIIYIIFFMLNALLWGQQSSAVVPSWAMLVLEFLWVGISAPLVFVGSYVGFKKEAIEKPVKINSLHRQIPRQSWYMNPISIVLIGGLLPFSTVFIELSFSLSATWLNQFYWFFGFHLLVFVILAVTCAEISIMLCYLQLCREDYRWWWRSYITSGSVALYLFLYSMAYFSKSLEMTKLVSVVLYIGYMLVASYAFFVLTGTIGFFACFWFTRVIYSSVKFD, translated from the exons ATGGCGTCTCGGAGCTCTCTCTCAGTCCGGAAATTGACGATCCCTCTTAGCTTTCTGCTTCTGGTTCACTCCGTTCActgtttcaatttatttggCATTCGCCCAGTGGATTTCAAGAAG GGGGATGAATTGAAAGTGAAGGTGAAAGGATTAACTTCTACGAAGACCCAGCTTCCAATTTCGTATTATTCACTTCCGTTCTGTCGTCCCAACAAGATACAGGGCGATGCAGAGAATCTTGGAGAAATTTTGCTTGGTGATCGAAAGGACAATTCCCCTTATGAG GCCAAAATGATGGAGTTTCAGCTGTGCAATATTGTATGTCGGATTACACTCGATGAAAAAGGAGCTAAAGCGTTGAAGGAGAAGATTGAGGATGATTATATGGTTCATAT GACCCTCGATAGCCTTCCTCTGGTTCGTCCGATCAGAATTTTTGAACACGAATCTCCTTTTACCTATCAGCTTGGATTTCATATGGGGCTTAAAGGGTATTATCCTGAG GAAAAAGCTGAGAAATACTTCATCTACAACCATTTGGCATTTACTATCAAATATCATGTAGATACACAATCAAATTCTACTAGAATTGTGGGATTTGAGGTTCAACCATTCAG TGTCAAACACGAATATAAAGGGACATGGAAAGAAAGGAATACTCGTCTATCGACTTGTGAACCAAAATGGAAGGCTATGGTTCTTAACTCCGATGGTCCTCAGGAGGTCGAGGAGGGAAGGGAAATCATTTATACTTACAATGTCGAGTATCAG GAGAGTGATGTGGATTGGCCATCCAGATGGGATGCCTATCTTGCCACGAGGGATGACCAAACGCATTGGTTCTCGATACTGAACGGTTTAGAGTCTATTCTTGTGATCTCTGGCATACTGGCTGTCATTGTGTGGCGGATTTACcgtgatatttttaattacaatgATCTTGAGACCCAAGATAGAGTTCAGAAAGAGACAGGATGGAAACTCATCCATGGGGACGTTTTCAGGCCACCGTGTAATTCGGATCTCCTTTGCGTCCATGTTGGAACCGGAGTTCAGATTCTTGGAATGATTCTTGGAACTATGTTTTTGGCCATcctgggactcctctcccctTGTAATAGGGGCGATCTTATTACAACCATGCTCGTGCTCTGGATCTTCACGAGCCTCTGCGCTGGTTACGTGTCTGCTCGTCTTTATAAGATGTTTAATGGTACAGATTGGATGAAAATTGCCATTAAGACGGCCTTCACGTTTCCGACTATCATCTATATAATCTTCTTCATGTTAAACGCTCTCTTATGGGGTCAGCAATCATCTGCAGTAGTGCCATCTTGGGCAATGCTTGTTCTTGAGTTTCTATGGGTTGGAATCTCTGCTCCACTTGTTTTTGTGGGAAGTTACGTTGGATTCAAGAAGGAAGCAATTGAGAAACCTGTGAAGATCAACTCACTTCACAGGCAAATCCCAAGACAGTCCTGGTACATGAACCCGATCTCCATCGTCTTGATCGGAGGGTTACTCCCCTTTTCAACCGTCTTCATTGAGTTGTCGTTTAGCCTTAGCGCAACTTGgctaaatcaattttattggTTCTTTGGCTTCCACTTGCTGGTTTTCGTCATCCTTGCTGTGACTTGTGCTGAAATATCCATCATGCTTTGTTATTTACAGTTATGCAGGGAGGACTATCGCTGGTGGTGGCGATCGTACATAACATCGGGTTCGGTTGCTCTTTACCTCTTCCTCTACTCAATGGCGTACTTCTCCAAGTCCCTGGAGATGACCAAGCTTGTTTCTGTGGTATTGTACATAGGATACATGCTAGTTGCTTCATATGCTTTCTTTGTGCTAACAGGTACCATTGGATTCTTTGCATGCTTTTGGTTCACAAGAGTTATATATTCCTCTGTGAAATTTGATTAg
- the LOC111788086 gene encoding DNA-directed RNA polymerases IV and V subunit 2-like, producing the protein MGTSGAKDDIEMNSEPEDLSPGTDMDTDDDDYSEPVNIHDLGETFLKDFCKKSSMAFFNEYGLISHQLNSYNDFIKSGIQKSFDYFGEIVVQPGYDPSKKGDGEWRYASVKFGKVTLDKPKFWGGAASGKEYNMLPRHARLQNMTYSSRMKMNINVEVYTQRLVRSDKFKTGQDQYVDKDLLSQDNRDIFIGRLPVMVNSDLCWMKDDQKRDCEFDHGGYFLIKGAEKIFIAQEQICLRRLWISNNQGWTVAYRSEVKRNRLIIRLVENSKSEELKSKEKVLNVYFLSTEIPVWILFFALGVSSDREIVDLIDFGREDPTVLNILFASVRVVDNDDKWKDFRRGKRALNFLENEVKKTSFPPAEKIEDCLNLYLFASLKGLKQKCRFLGYMVKCLLQAYTGRRKCDNRDDFRNKRFELAGELLEREIKVHIAHARRRMEKALQRDLYGDRDVRPIEHYFDASIITNGLSRAFSTGAWAHSFKRMERISGVVATLGRANPLQTMAELRRTRQQVAYTGKVGDARYPHPSHWGRVCFLSTPDGENCGLIKNLSITGLVSLNTLKPVVPTLFRCGMENMVDDTSTSLSGKHRIFLNGEWVGVCEDSLSFVTKVRRKRRRNLLLHQVEVKRDEQLKEVRIFSDAGRILRPLLVVENLNRIDKSKGESYTFQSLLDKGIIELIGTEEEEDCRTAWSIKHLTEDQGTSKYTHCELDTSFLLGLSCGLVPFANHDHARRALFQSQKHSNQAIGFSTTNSNFRVDTLSHQLHYPQRPLFRTMTADCLGTPGYLSSHTGILPKPEFYNGQNAIVAVNVHLGYNQEDSLVMNRASLERGMFRSEHTRSYKAEVDNKESSEKRRKSDDAINFGKTQSKIGRVDSLDDDGFPYIGANLQSGDIVIGRCAESGADHSIKLKHTEKGMVQKVVLSSNDDGKNFAVVSLRQVRSPCLGDKFSSMHGQKGVLGFLESQENFPFTIQGIVPDIVINPHAFPSRQTPGQLLEAALGKGIASGGSLKYATPFSTPSVDAITDQLHRAGFSRWGSERVYNGRTGEMMRSLIFMGPTFYQRLIHMAEDKVKFRNTGPVHPLTRQPVADRKRFGGIKFGEMERDCLIAHGASANLHERLFTLSDSSQMHVCQKCKNVANVIQRSVAGGRKIRGPYCRVCESVDDIVRVNVPYGAKLLCQELFSMGINLKFETQVC; encoded by the exons ATGGGGACATCAGGCGCAAAGGACGATATAGAGATGAATAGTGAGCCGGAAGACTTATCACCTGGAACTGATATGGATACAGACGATGATGATTATTCTGAGCCAGTCAACATTCATGATCTAGGGGAAACATTTTTAAAGGATTTCTGTAAGAAGTCATCAATGGCATTTTTTAATGAGTACGGCCTTATCAGTCACCAACTCAACTCGTACAATGACTTCATAAAAAGTGGCATTCAGAAGTCCTTTGATTACTTTGGTGAGATCGTAGTTCAGCCAGGATATGACCCCTCAAAGAAAGGAGATGGAGAATGGAGATATGCTTCAGTGAAGTTTGGCAAGGTAACTCTTGATAAGCCAAAGTTCTGGGGTGGAGCAGCAAGTGGAAAAGAGTATAACATGCTTCCTAGGCACGCTCGACTACAGAACATGACTTATTCCTCAAGGATGAAAATGAACATTAATGTAGAG GTGTATACTCAAAGGTTAGTCAGAAGTGATAAATTCAAAACTGGACAAGATCAATATGTCGACAAGGATCTCTTAAGTCAAGATAACAGGGATATATTTATAGGCAGGCTGCCTGTGATGGTGAATTCTGACCTTTGCTGGATGAAGGATGATCAGAAACGTGACTGCGAATTTGATCATGgaggttattttttaatcaaaggTGCAGAAAAA ATATTTATTGCTCAAGAGCAAATTTGTTTGAGAAGACTCTGGATTTCTAATAATCAAGGTTGGACTGTGGCATATAGATCAGAAGTTAAGAGAAATAGACTAATTATTAGACTAGTTGAAAATTCCAAGTCTGAAGAACTAAAAAGCAAGGAGAAAGTCCTCAATGTATATTTCTTGTCTACAGAAATTCCTGTGTGGATTTTATTCTTTGCACTTGGTGTTTCTTCGGACAGAGAAATAGTAGATTTAATCGACTTTGGCAGAGAGGATCCAACTGTTTTGAATATTCTCTTTGCCTCTGTTCGTGTAGTCGATAATGATGATAAGTGGAAAGACTTTCGAAGGGGTAAAAGAGCTCTGAATTTTTTGGAGAATGAGGTTAAAAAGACGAGCTTCCCACCTGctgaaaaaattgaagattgcTTGAACCTTTATCTTTTTGCCAGCTTGAAAGGCTTAAAGCAGAAGTGTCGTTTCCTTGGTTATATGGTTAAATGTCTCCTGCAAGCCTATACTGGCCGTAGGAAATGTGATAATAGGGATGATTTCCGCAATAAGAGGTTTGAGTTGGCTGGAGAATTGcttgaaagagagattaaagTACATATTGCACATGCACGTAGGCGTATGGAAAAGGCTTTGCAAAGGGACCTCTATGGAGATCGTGATGTGCGTCCAATTGAACACTATTTTGATGCTTCCATAATCACTAATGGTCTATCCCGAGCATTCTCTACTGGAGCATGGGCACATTCATTCAAGAGGATGGAAAGAATTTCAGGTGTGGTAGCAACGCTTGGTCGTGCTAATCCCCTGCAGACAATGGCTGAATTGAGGAGAACACGTCAACAGGTTGCATACACTGGGAAAGTTGGTGATGCTAGATACCC GCATCCTTCTCACTGGGGAAGGGTTTGCTTTCTCTCCACCCCGGATGGTGAAAATTGTGGgcttattaaaaatttgtccATCACAGGACTTGTAAGCTTAAACACATTGAAGCCCGTAGTTCCCACCTTGTTTCGTTGTGGGATGGAGAATATGGTGGACGATACATCTACTTCTCTTAGTGGGAAGCACAGAATTTTTCTCAATGGGGAATGGGTTGGAGTTTGTGAAGATTCCCTTTCATTTGTAACGAAAGTGAGACGCAAGAGGCGAAGGAATCTGTTACTGCATCAG GTAGAAGTCAAAAGAGATGAACAACTGAAAGAAGTACGTATATTTTCCGATGCTGGAAGGATATTACGTCCTCTCTTAGTTGTAGAGAACTTAAACAGGATTGATAAGTCTAAGGGGGAAAGCTACACTTTTCAATCCCTTTTGGACAAGGGAATAATTGAACTTATTGgaactgaagaagaagaagactgTCGTACAGCTTGGAGTATTAAGCATCTTACGGAAGATCAAGGGACTTCGAAATATACCCATTGTGAACTGGATACGTCATTTTTATTAGGTTTAAGCTGTGGACTTGTCCCTTTTGCAAATCATGACCATGCTAGGAGGGCTCTATTTCAATCCCAGAAACACTCTAATCAAGCTATTGGATTTTCAACAACCAATTCTAATTTTCGTGTAGATACTTTATCTCACCAGTTACACTATCCACAAAGGCCGCTTTTTCGTACTATGACTGCTGATTGCCTTGGGACACCTGGATACCTGTCATCTCACACTGGTATACTACCAAAACCCGAGTTCTATAATGGTCAGAACGCTATTGTGGCAGTCAATGTTCACCTGGGTTACAACCAAGAAGATTCATTAGTAATGAACCGGGCCTCTCTGGAGCGTGGCATGTTTCGGTCTGAGCATACTCGGAGCTACAAGGCTGAAGTTGATAATAAAGAATCTTCCGAAAAGAGGAGGAAATCCGATGATGCAATAAATTTTGGTAAGACTCAAAGTAAAATTGGAAGAGTTGACAGCTTGGACGATGATGGCTTCCCTTACATCGGTGCAAACTTGCAAAGTGGAGACATTGTCATTGGTAGATGTGCAGAATCTGGGGCCGATCACAGTATCAAACTAAAGCACACTGAGAAGGGTATGGTTCAGAAAGTTGTGCTCTCTTCTAATGACGATGGCAAGAATTTTGCTGTTGTAAGCCTGAGACAG GTTCGTTCACCATGTCTTGGAGACAAGTTTTCCAGTATGCATGGACAAAAGGGAGTTCTGGGCTTTTTGGAGTCTCAAGAGAATTTCCCCTTCACCATTCAGGGGATCGTTCCAGATATCGTTATTAACCCGCATGCTTTTCCTTCACGACAGACTCCTGGTCAATTATTGGAAGCTGCTCTAGGGAAAGGGATTGCTTCTGGCGGTTCGCTTAAATATGCGACTCCTTTTTCCACTCCTTCTGTTGATGCCATTACAGACCAGCTTCACAG GGCAGGGTTTTCAAGATGGGGGAGTGAGAGAGTGTACAATGGCCGAACTGGTGAAATGATGCGCTCACTCATATTCATGGGTCCAACATTCTACCAGCGCTTAATTCACATGGCTGAAGACAAGGTTAAATTTCGTAACACTGGACCTGTCCACCCTCTCACACGACAACCGGTTGCGGACAGGAAGCGTTTTGGTGGAATCAAATTTGGGGAGATGGAGCGTGACTGTCTTATAGCTCATGGCGCCTCGGCCAACTTACACGAACGCTTGTTTACCCTCAGTGACTCCTCCCAGATGCACGTTTGTCAGAAATGTAAAAATGTTGCAAATGTGATCCAACGATCGGTGGCAGGTGGTCGTAAGATAAGGGGTCCATACTGTCGTGTTTGCGAGTCGGTGGATGACATTGTGAGAGTTAATGTACCGTATGGAGCCAAGTTGTTGTGCCAGGAGCTCTTCAGCATGGGCATCAATCTCAAGTTTGAAACACAGGTGTGTTGA